From a single Calothrix sp. NIES-2098 genomic region:
- a CDS encoding ABC transporter permease protein: protein MFTRRPQLQKKPTKLLSTDVWAPVFVGILVLVLWDILVRVTHLPPYILPGPILVFQTLINDWNELFSSLLITLQITVFAFIAAAISGLLIAILFTQSKWIERSLFPYAVILQTTPIVAIAPLIILWLKNNTFAALVVCAWIVAFFPIVSNTTLGLNSVDRNLLNLFQLYKASRWQTLLYLRLPSAMPYFLGGLKISGGLALIGAVVAEFVAGTGGAKSGIAYRILISSYNLQIPRMFAALFLTTALGVLIFISLSALSDFILSKWHESAVKNEN, encoded by the coding sequence ATGTTTACCCGTCGTCCACAATTGCAAAAGAAACCTACTAAATTACTATCAACTGATGTTTGGGCACCAGTATTCGTGGGGATTTTAGTATTGGTGTTATGGGATATTTTAGTGCGAGTGACACATTTACCTCCCTATATACTTCCAGGGCCGATCTTAGTATTTCAAACCTTGATTAATGACTGGAATGAGCTTTTCTCTTCATTATTAATTACTCTACAAATCACAGTTTTTGCCTTTATTGCTGCTGCTATTTCTGGTTTACTGATAGCGATATTGTTTACTCAAAGTAAATGGATTGAACGCAGCTTATTTCCCTATGCAGTCATTTTACAGACAACTCCGATAGTAGCGATCGCACCTTTAATAATACTTTGGCTAAAAAATAACACCTTTGCCGCCTTAGTAGTTTGCGCCTGGATAGTTGCTTTTTTCCCCATCGTTTCCAACACTACCCTCGGACTCAACAGCGTTGACCGCAACTTGCTCAACTTATTCCAACTCTACAAAGCCTCTCGTTGGCAAACTCTACTGTATCTGCGCTTACCCAGTGCCATGCCATACTTCTTAGGGGGATTAAAAATTAGTGGGGGTTTGGCTTTAATTGGTGCAGTTGTCGCTGAATTTGTCGCTGGGACAGGTGGCGCAAAATCAGGTATCGCCTATCGCATTCTCATTTCCAGCTATAACCTACAAATCCCCCGAATGTTCGCAGCATTATTCCTGACAACGGCTTTAGGAGTCTTAATTTTTATCAGCTTGAGTGCTTTATCCGATTTTATATTAAGTAAATGGCACGAAAGCGCCGTTAAAAATGAAAACTAG
- a CDS encoding putative glutathione S-transferase, which translates to MSDVKNFNVGSTTSTKKPGKSLPPKLIIGLGKFVWETMWHTMMSKIAPRSQSGEYIRPSSQFRNFISAEKDNRYPPATGRYHLYVGLSCPWAHRTLIVRALKGLEDAISVSVVVPSAIAGGWVFDEEEQGCASLAQLYALAQPGYTGRATVPVLWDNQTKTIVNNESAEIIVMLNSEFNEFATNPTLNLYPEELKEKIDSWNEKIYHSVNNGVYRCGFAQTQAAYNQACEELFATLDEIEAALETSRYLCGDNVTLADIRLFTTLFRFDVAYYGLFKCNRHRIQDYPNLGVYLRDIYQLPSVADTCNIESVKQDYYGNLFPLNPGGIIPSGPDMSYLLKPHDRDRISKSADVQV; encoded by the coding sequence ATGAGTGATGTAAAAAATTTTAATGTAGGGTCTACTACCTCAACAAAAAAGCCAGGAAAATCATTACCGCCAAAGTTGATTATCGGGCTGGGTAAGTTTGTTTGGGAAACAATGTGGCATACAATGATGTCAAAAATTGCTCCGAGGAGTCAATCTGGAGAGTATATTCGCCCCAGCAGTCAGTTTAGAAACTTTATTAGCGCAGAGAAAGATAACCGCTATCCACCAGCAACAGGGCGCTATCACCTGTATGTGGGGCTGAGTTGTCCTTGGGCGCATCGTACTCTGATTGTGCGGGCGCTGAAAGGATTAGAAGATGCGATCTCTGTCAGTGTTGTTGTTCCTTCGGCGATCGCAGGCGGTTGGGTGTTCGATGAAGAAGAACAAGGTTGCGCTAGCCTAGCCCAATTGTATGCCCTGGCTCAACCCGGTTACACTGGACGCGCTACAGTTCCAGTTTTGTGGGATAACCAAACAAAGACTATTGTCAACAATGAGAGTGCAGAGATTATTGTGATGCTGAACTCAGAATTTAATGAGTTCGCCACTAATCCGACTTTGAATTTGTATCCTGAGGAGTTAAAAGAAAAGATTGATTCGTGGAATGAGAAGATTTACCACAGCGTGAATAACGGTGTCTATCGTTGCGGCTTCGCCCAAACTCAAGCAGCTTACAATCAAGCTTGCGAAGAATTGTTCGCTACCTTAGATGAAATTGAAGCAGCTTTAGAGACAAGCAGATATTTGTGTGGGGATAATGTCACCCTTGCAGATATTCGGCTGTTTACAACATTGTTCCGCTTTGATGTTGCTTACTACGGCTTGTTTAAGTGCAATCGCCATAGAATTCAAGATTATCCCAATTTAGGAGTTTACCTCAGGGATATATATCAACTTCCGAGTGTAGCTGATACTTGCAACATAGAAAGCGTCAAACAAGATTACTATGGGAATCTATTTCCTCTCAATCCCGGCGGTATTATTCCTTCGGGGCCTGATATGTCATACCTGCTAAAACCACACGATCGCGATCGCATTAGCAAGAGTGCAGATGTGCAAGTCTAA
- a CDS encoding short-chain dehydrogenase/reductase SDR: MNIKGSVVLVTGANRGIGKAFVQALSDAGASRIYATARNVDSLKEIVAIDSKKIIPLGLDITNPEQIAQIAEIAQDVNLLINNAGVLGTGGFFSPSSIEIARWEMETNYFGGLYMIQAFAPILKRNGGGAIANILSLASFVNVPMFGSYCASKAAFHSLTQGVRAELAPQGTLVVGVYPGTVDTDMGEKVPLDKVSPSEIAVFTLQAIEQGIEDINPDPMSQQVIASIKQDAKAVEKQFATLLPN; this comes from the coding sequence ATGAATATCAAAGGTTCAGTTGTTTTAGTTACTGGTGCTAATCGCGGTATTGGTAAAGCTTTCGTCCAAGCATTGTCTGATGCAGGTGCTTCCCGAATATATGCTACTGCGCGTAACGTTGACTCGCTCAAAGAAATTGTCGCTATTGACTCAAAAAAAATTATTCCCCTAGGGTTAGATATTACCAATCCAGAGCAAATTGCACAAATAGCTGAGATTGCCCAAGATGTGAATCTACTAATTAACAATGCAGGGGTATTGGGTACAGGTGGATTTTTCAGCCCCAGCAGCATAGAAATTGCGCGTTGGGAAATGGAAACTAACTACTTCGGCGGACTATATATGATTCAGGCTTTTGCACCAATTTTGAAACGCAATGGTGGAGGTGCGATCGCCAATATACTTTCTTTAGCCTCTTTTGTGAACGTGCCAATGTTTGGTTCTTATTGTGCTTCCAAAGCTGCGTTTCATTCCTTAACCCAAGGGGTACGTGCTGAACTAGCGCCACAAGGAACCTTAGTAGTAGGCGTATATCCTGGGACTGTCGATACAGATATGGGTGAAAAAGTCCCATTAGACAAAGTTTCGCCCAGCGAAATTGCAGTTTTTACACTGCAAGCAATAGAACAAGGAATCGAAGATATTAACCCAGATCCTATGTCACAGCAGGTAATTGCTAGCATCAAACAAGATGCAAAAGCTGTAGAAAAACAATTTGCAACGCTGTTACCTAATTAA
- a CDS encoding peptidase M23B, whose protein sequence is MSQRQHRVIASVSSLLILGLSLVSFITLLPKSEIARAREIKSNKANTSNAWLSASFPVENFQGYTSAFGYRRSATGGDNWEFHGGLDIAAPQGSYIRNWWGGTVIKVGDRDACGTHIIIKSGAWQHTYCHMEGHVETVSGRRYLIDRTGGIQIAEGQQIPTGIRIGRVGMTGRTTGPHLHWGLKYDTNYVDPAMVLREMFSQQQIARREGSKVNAQQSQVVIQESQNTRDSGY, encoded by the coding sequence ATGAGTCAGCGGCAACACAGAGTAATAGCATCAGTAAGCTCTTTATTAATATTAGGGTTGAGTCTTGTAAGTTTCATTACTCTATTGCCTAAGTCAGAAATTGCTAGAGCCAGAGAAATCAAGTCAAACAAAGCAAATACAAGCAATGCTTGGTTATCAGCTTCTTTTCCGGTAGAAAACTTTCAAGGTTACACTTCTGCCTTTGGTTATCGCCGTTCTGCTACTGGTGGTGATAATTGGGAATTTCATGGAGGTTTAGATATTGCTGCCCCTCAAGGTAGTTACATCCGCAATTGGTGGGGTGGTACAGTGATTAAAGTTGGCGATCGCGATGCCTGCGGCACCCATATCATCATTAAATCGGGAGCTTGGCAGCATACCTACTGCCACATGGAAGGACACGTCGAAACCGTATCTGGTCGCCGTTATCTAATTGACCGCACAGGTGGAATTCAAATTGCCGAAGGTCAACAAATACCCACAGGAATTAGAATTGGCAGGGTAGGAATGACCGGACGTACCACCGGGCCGCACCTGCATTGGGGACTGAAGTATGATACCAACTATGTAGACCCAGCAATGGTTTTGCGCGAAATGTTCTCACAGCAGCAAATTGCTAGGCGAGAAGGGTCAAAAGTTAATGCTCAACAGTCACAAGTTGTAATTCAAGAATCACAGAATACTCGCGATTCTGGTTATTAA
- a CDS encoding AMP-binding enzyme, whose product MTVAIERNIQPASNAIANNQVSLSTSLGLLKRQLKANGAHSFEDIAEAIYQHKQLQVQAGLYSQDKFTLEGSDGEAQLVCPSTGTLHQCIIWCVNHYTGLNRNEKIIDKVCEAVKKFGTGSGTSAISGGMSSLHKEAERRLASLVGKESALLFPTGYTTNLGVISALPGTNDFLLFDREAHASIIDGIKLSGKKFASFKHNSVEDLENKLKKYRNNYENVIVIVESAYSMSGDLAPLTEIVQLKKKYNFHLYVDEAHTFGFYGHQGAGYCNQLGVTDEVDFIMSTLSKSTASIGGFIACKSKYIPLLEWSANSYLFQACLTPGDAAAILASLDELAANPELIAQLHQKNSYMRQKLTAMGFDLGHSQSPIIPIFIPDPETLHAFNRDLFSEGIFSIAIVYPIVKPSEGRIRFILNASHTYENIDRTLDVLEKLGKQYRLI is encoded by the coding sequence ATGACAGTAGCAATAGAGCGTAATATCCAGCCAGCAAGTAATGCGATCGCTAACAATCAAGTCAGTCTATCAACTTCATTAGGTTTACTCAAAAGACAGTTAAAGGCGAATGGCGCTCATAGCTTTGAAGATATAGCTGAAGCTATTTATCAGCATAAGCAATTGCAAGTTCAGGCAGGTTTGTATTCTCAAGACAAATTTACCTTGGAAGGTAGCGATGGCGAAGCACAGCTAGTTTGTCCATCTACAGGAACGTTGCACCAGTGCATTATTTGGTGTGTTAATCACTACACAGGTCTAAATAGAAACGAGAAGATTATCGATAAAGTCTGCGAAGCCGTCAAAAAATTTGGTACGGGAAGCGGGACTTCTGCAATATCCGGGGGTATGTCTTCGTTACATAAAGAGGCGGAAAGAAGACTCGCGTCTTTAGTTGGCAAAGAATCTGCTTTATTGTTCCCCACAGGATACACCACTAATTTAGGTGTCATCTCTGCTTTACCAGGAACAAATGATTTTTTACTTTTCGATCGAGAAGCTCATGCTTCGATTATTGATGGAATTAAGCTTTCTGGGAAAAAGTTTGCTTCGTTCAAGCATAATTCTGTAGAAGACTTAGAGAACAAACTGAAAAAATACAGAAACAACTACGAAAACGTCATTGTTATTGTCGAATCTGCATATTCCATGAGTGGCGATTTAGCGCCTTTAACTGAAATTGTCCAACTCAAGAAAAAATATAATTTTCATCTCTATGTAGATGAAGCGCATACATTTGGTTTTTACGGTCATCAAGGTGCTGGCTACTGTAATCAACTTGGGGTGACTGATGAAGTAGATTTCATTATGTCCACCTTATCTAAATCAACAGCTTCTATCGGCGGTTTTATTGCTTGCAAAAGTAAATATATCCCTTTACTAGAATGGAGCGCCAATTCGTACTTATTTCAAGCTTGTCTAACTCCAGGGGATGCAGCCGCTATCTTAGCCTCACTTGATGAATTAGCTGCAAATCCAGAATTAATCGCCCAACTGCATCAAAAAAATAGCTACATGCGGCAAAAACTCACCGCAATGGGTTTTGATTTAGGTCATAGCCAAAGTCCGATTATACCGATCTTTATTCCCGATCCCGAAACTTTACACGCTTTTAACCGCGATTTGTTCTCAGAAGGAATTTTTTCCATCGCCATTGTTTATCCAATTGTCAAACCTTCAGAAGGTCGAATTCGTTTTATCTTAAACGCTTCCCACACTTATGAGAACATCGATAGAACATTGGATGTATTGGAGAAACTAGGCAAGCAATACAGACTTATCTAG
- a CDS encoding S-layer region-like protein — protein sequence MLKIASISLLLHPATLATTLALTTIFSYPLKSWSQTPSDRTVNPQLGCVSGYPNGTYRGDRPVTRYEFAAGLNACLNRVNEIIPNNRANLATKEDLEVLIKRQRELNIQLQELNQRVDTIPNKK from the coding sequence ATGCTGAAAATCGCATCAATTTCTCTGTTGCTACATCCAGCTACCCTGGCAACTACTTTAGCATTGACGACAATTTTCTCTTATCCATTAAAAAGTTGGTCGCAAACACCAAGCGATCGCACTGTTAATCCTCAGTTAGGTTGTGTATCTGGGTATCCTAATGGTACATATAGAGGCGATAGACCAGTAACTCGCTATGAATTTGCAGCTGGGTTGAATGCTTGCCTCAATCGGGTAAATGAAATTATTCCCAATAATCGAGCGAATTTAGCAACAAAAGAAGACTTAGAAGTTTTAATCAAGCGTCAGAGAGAGTTAAACATTCAACTTCAAGAACTCAACCAACGAGTTGATACTATACCTAATAAAAAATAA